A region of Helicoverpa zea isolate HzStark_Cry1AcR chromosome 16, ilHelZeax1.1, whole genome shotgun sequence DNA encodes the following proteins:
- the LOC124637358 gene encoding dynein regulatory complex subunit 2-like, with amino-acid sequence MGLTKEEKKAKKEAKKLEKIRLEIEARKQLKREELNREIAAQALRRGELDRSWRALMLKIKEPIFRQDIEVMWHVFERAYDKKDHIIQFTMKLMDVADDQFQRTVASFCDTIDRMINKFLSDLEDMSKQNDERTKELLKRADDETTQIMADHTAAETHLQLLLFHAFNTADTLAWTTRGENMVKADEERSKYVDERESLRSFLENNYNAVWDEYKAVLRAYVLGTAENQKAVRKLRRKENLMADIIASQGKKIANSDGLLRRLRSELAAYESGTKQAVFRERRNRHRDACYRLKHFMYNGVDTDVKQLAILVKVSDDAVEWLEQAYKKVDKILRMAGLCRKFETQREKVLPFGSCTPHSPTQSKLNVRRLASDDSLVLNAMSATSGLTRLWHRISKAELTKRALYREKELLEEENALILSHLQEYNENKIKLESRKCSCTKPPVQQLVVRDPPVFRPVAIDGVAEINKLSLHFSKHMK; translated from the coding sequence atggGATTGACCAAAGAAGAAAAGAAAGCCAAAAAAGAGGCGAAAAAGCTAGAAAAGATACGACTAGAAATTGAAGCAAGAAAACAACTAAAGCGTGAAGAGCTGAACCGTGAGATTGCTGCACAGGCTCTAAGACGAGGAGAACTCGACAGGAGTTGGCGCGCGTTGATGCTCAAAATAAAAGAACCTATCTTTAGACAGGATATCGAAGTGATGTGGCATGTCTTCGAAAGAGCTTATGATAAAAAAGATCATATTATTCAGTTTACTATGAAGCTTATGGATGTGGCTGACGATCAGTTCCAGCGGACAGTCGCCAGCTTCTGTGATACCATAGATAGGATGATTAACAAATTTTTATCGGATTTAGAGGATATGTCTAAACAAAATGATGAACGTACTAAGGAATTATTGAAACGCGCTGATGACGAAACAACTCAAATAATGGCTGATCACACTGCAGCTGAAACACATTTACAGCTACTTCTGTTCCACGCATTTAACACAGCTGATACTTTGGCATGGACTACAAGAGGTGAAAATATGGTAAAAGCAGATGAAGAACGCAGCAAATACGTAGATGAGCGCGAAAGCTTAAGATCGTTTCTCGAAAACAATTATAATGCAGTTTGGGATGAATATAAAGCTGTGCTCAGGGCTTACGTACTCGGCACAGCAGAAAATCAAAAGGCTGTGCGAAAACTAAGAAGAAAGGAAAATCTGATGGCTGACATAATTGCCTCTCAAGGGAAAAAAATTGCTAATAGTGATGGCTTGCTAAGGAGGCTGCGTTCAGAATTGGCAGCTTACGAATCTGGCACTAAACAAGCCGTGTTTAGGGAACGTCGTAACAGGCACCGAGATGCATGTTACAGGTTGAAACACTTCATGTACAATGGTGTTGATACTGATGTAAAACAACTAGCAATACTGGTGAAAGTTTCCGATGATGCTGTTGAATGGTTGGAGCAGGCATACAAAAAAGTCGATAAAATTCTACGTATGGCAGGACTTTGTCGAAAATTTGAGACGCAACGTGAAAAGGTTCTACCATTTGGCTCATGTACGCCCCATTCTCCAACACAATCGAAACTTAATGTGCGTAGACTAGCATCGGATGACTCGCTTGTTTTAAATGCTATGTCAGCAACAAGTGGTTTGACAAGACTATGGCACCGAATCTCGAAAGCCGAACTGACGAAAAGAGCTTTATACCGCGAAAAGGAGTTGTTAGAGGAAGAAAACGCTCTTATATTGAGCCATCTACAAGaatataatgaaaacaaaattaaacttgaatcaAGGAAATGCTCTTGTACAAAGCCTCCTGTGCAACAACTTGTTGTACGAGATCCCCCAGTCTTTCGTCCAGTTGCAATTGATGGAGTTGCAGAAATTAACAAACTTAGTTTACACTTTAGTAAACATATGAAATAG